Proteins encoded by one window of Bacteroidales bacterium:
- a CDS encoding chaperone modulator CbpM, whose amino-acid sequence MSATNHISLIAIDEFCLQHNIEHSFISSLHHSGMIRVTFIEKSGYIEADQLEYLEKVVRLYYDLDINLEGIETIIHLLDRLQYLQNEIIKLKNTLNLYESD is encoded by the coding sequence ATGTCAGCAACCAATCATATTTCTTTAATTGCCATTGACGAATTCTGTCTCCAACATAATATTGAGCATTCGTTTATCAGTTCATTACATCATTCTGGAATGATCAGGGTTACTTTCATTGAAAAATCCGGATACATCGAAGCAGACCAACTTGAATATCTTGAAAAAGTTGTCCGTTTATATTATGATCTGGATATCAATCTGGAAGGGATTGAAACGATAATTCATCTTCTAGATCGCTTGCAATATCTTCAGAATGAAATAATTAAACTAAAGAATACGCTAAATCTGTATGAAAGTGACTGA
- a CDS encoding CsbD family protein — protein MNTIELKGNWNEQKGKLKQKFGFLTDNDLMFEEGKKDEMLGKLQIKLGKTKDDLHKMIEGL, from the coding sequence ATGAATACAATAGAATTAAAAGGAAATTGGAATGAACAGAAAGGCAAGTTAAAACAGAAGTTTGGCTTCCTGACTGATAATGACCTGATGTTTGAAGAAGGAAAGAAGGATGAAATGCTGGGAAAATTACAGATAAAACTCGGCAAAACGAAGGATGATTTACACAAAATGATTGAAGGTCTTTAA
- a CDS encoding J domain-containing protein, whose protein sequence is MDFIDYYKILGIAKSATPKEIKSAYRKLARKFHPDLNPNDKNAKINFQQINEANEVLSDPEKRSKYDQHGLNWKHADEAQDSGQKYRQSAGPQHAGRAAYSDESDFSDFFESLFSGQQSSGSRRQAKFRGTDYNVELRMELADAVKTHKQTISVNGKKLRINIPAGVENGQTIKIGNHGGPGINGGPNGDLFISFSIANHPAFKRLGVNLYTTVDLDLFTAILGGEMIIDTLNGKVKLLVPPETQNGSRVKLKGKGFPYYKKEGQYGDLIITYMIKIPSQLTEKQKSLFTELSKL, encoded by the coding sequence ATGGACTTCATCGACTACTATAAAATTCTGGGAATTGCTAAATCTGCAACGCCTAAGGAAATAAAGAGTGCATACCGAAAACTAGCCAGAAAATTCCACCCGGATCTAAATCCTAATGACAAGAATGCTAAAATTAATTTTCAGCAGATCAATGAAGCGAATGAAGTATTAAGTGATCCTGAAAAACGCAGCAAATATGATCAACACGGATTAAACTGGAAACATGCTGATGAAGCTCAGGATTCCGGACAAAAATACAGGCAGTCGGCAGGTCCACAACATGCTGGAAGAGCAGCTTACTCAGATGAAAGTGATTTTTCTGACTTTTTTGAGTCTTTGTTCAGCGGTCAGCAATCATCCGGAAGCCGCCGACAGGCTAAATTCCGTGGCACTGATTATAATGTAGAACTACGGATGGAACTTGCGGATGCGGTAAAAACCCATAAACAAACGATCTCTGTAAATGGAAAAAAATTAAGAATTAATATACCTGCAGGAGTTGAAAATGGCCAGACCATTAAAATAGGCAATCATGGCGGGCCAGGTATTAATGGTGGACCAAATGGTGATCTGTTCATTTCATTCTCCATCGCCAATCACCCTGCTTTTAAAAGGTTAGGAGTAAACTTATATACAACTGTTGACCTTGACCTCTTCACTGCCATCCTGGGTGGGGAAATGATTATTGATACCCTGAACGGGAAAGTAAAACTTCTTGTGCCTCCTGAAACACAAAATGGGAGCAGGGTTAAACTTAAGGGTAAGGGCTTTCCTTACTACAAAAAGGAGGGACAATACGGGGATTTGATAATTACTTATATGATCAAAATACCCTCCCAATTAACAGAAAAACAAAAGTCCCTTTTTACTGAATTGTCAAAATTGTAA
- a CDS encoding YXWGXW repeat-containing protein — MKTKKIEMQPLEVKFDKVTYLENLKIELRTRIIKPFAKLIPVAGLTIIGLFFNSCTTGYVATEPAQVEYSRPVRPSELHVWIDGDWKYNRQNHTYIQRNGYWNKPVPSRTWVAGYWQSSHRGQYWIPGHWQRNYR; from the coding sequence ATGAAAACTAAAAAAATCGAAATGCAGCCGCTCGAGGTTAAATTCGACAAGGTAACTTATTTAGAAAATTTAAAAATCGAGTTAAGAACAAGAATCATTAAACCTTTTGCGAAGTTGATTCCTGTCGCTGGATTGACAATCATCGGACTTTTTTTTAATAGTTGTACCACCGGTTATGTTGCAACAGAACCAGCCCAGGTTGAGTATTCTAGACCTGTGAGACCAAGTGAACTGCATGTTTGGATTGATGGGGATTGGAAGTATAATCGCCAAAATCATACTTATATACAAAGAAATGGGTATTGGAATAAACCAGTTCCCAGTCGCACCTGGGTGGCCGGCTATTGGCAATCAAGTCACAGGGGACAATACTGGATTCCTGGGCATTGGCAACGTAATTACAGGTAA
- a CDS encoding HYR domain-containing protein gives MRLFRLLSHRSATPIKFWGRILFARQHIIPASLILAVTFASIEVQAQITTLYSENFGTGTAFPAGWSAANSSTWTISTSNSSTTPQFSGGSNAAAGSSSNSRTITYSNNLSSVGYNSITVLWAARKSINKTLTFEWSADGSNWNTLGITDVANNSTWAWINGGTGTRVALPAGAANAANLSFRWTFDTDGTGGAYRIDNFTVEGCQLPNAPGTITGSTSPCSGTSQVYSVVNVAGVTYTWTFPAGWTKTAGGTTNSVTVTTSGNSGNITVTPSNSCGNGTASTLAVTVSGIPSQPSAITGTITPCQGTSQTYSVTNVAGVTYSWTLPSGWTQTGGGSSNSITVNAGASSGNITVTPSNACGTGPSRQLAVTPVLSIPTSLGAISGNTSPCLGNTESYSVSAVSGINYTWVVPAGWTILSGQGTAAISVTVGAASGNITVTPSNSCGNGPSSDLAITVQTIPAQPGAITGNTSCCQGASLSFSVPNVAGVTFTWQFPADWTITSGQGTSAVTVTVGSIAGSIVVTPSNICGPGPSRSMAVSIINIPSQPSAISGNAIACKLSTQAYSVINVAGITYTWTVPVGWTINSGQGTNSILVTTSANSGNVTVTPSNACGNGTSQSLAVTIQISAPSLPSVITGNTVPCSGSTASYSVVNIPGTTYLWSVPAGWTISSGQGSNSITVTVGATPGNISVSPSNTCGGGASRTLAVSPLSAIPLQPSPISGNDTVCVASSQVYSVTNVANVTYTWSVPADWTLISGQGTNSIQVTVGTTSGTITVTPSNSCGNGSPSSITVVVESLIPPQSGPISGSQTPCEGSVQVYTIPAITGSTFHWTIPAGWILQSGQGTHTLTVLVGSNSGNIAVFASNSCGNGLSDTFPVTVDPLPVSAGVISGSNSLCRGEIQNFSVTAISGVTYTWSVPGGWVILSGQGTSSISASTGNTTGNVIVVPSNSCGNGPASSLMVNIKDTPQAFTGNNSTICEGASIQIGGPAVPGNTYSWTSDPPGYSSTESDPTVTPTTSTTYTLIEVNQVTGCSDTNSVTITLNQIITVTVNPSSLEQTICSGESTHIVLGSNITGTLFNWEAILTTGSGTTFNANGTGTQINELIMNTSGLVSQVTYNITATANVCTNTSTSVLINVNPAPVVPSQTATICSNSASGLLLDASTNAEPVASYNIFSINSNGLPAVAGNPVTGTGFSETVIADDAWSNTTLLPVDVLYTLEPVSASGCKGDVFTVKLTVHPRPILTNATAVEICSGATTNIPLTSNIPSSYSWTIGTITGGITGASAGTGDLISQVLNNPGNALDGTVEYLVVPTSGSGSCQGIPVSVIVTVHPKPSLLNAASYSVCSGSAFYLTLAASVTSTYTWSIGTISGGISGYSPGTGNEINQVLLNSSNSIAGSVQYIVVPTSQTNLCQGNPLTITVTVNPIPTVSASSSAASVCPGSLFNLNSSSSWAASPTIMSEDFNAATNTWARTNTSTGGTTANATWTLRPDGYVTNSQTLHSNDVSQFYLSDSRSQNGTVTATTLVSPLLSTVGYSDLSLSFWHYYDFNSTTGESAKVEVSTNNGTSWSTVATYTNDRGSPGSFQNVVLSLGATYINSSTFLVRFNYYCGSNRGRYWAIDNVVLTGTPTNLPAISWSSNPAGFTSTAEDPVGVTLTTTTQYLVSYTDPLTTCSGNASVTVNAYPVPEPEIVADYCSVPGMIVLTASGGGTYLWNTGETTQAIKVDIAGMYSVVVTNANGCTGAAYLSVSSELVVNGDFSAGNTGFTSGYAYDPTANGLVAPESEYAINSNANFNHSNFWGYDHTTGSGTGNANFLIVNGAKYAPQPFVWRETVTVLPNTDYYFSAWAISLNNVSPYAELRFSVNGTQVGTTAFLTAGQNILNNPWLLKDRFYGTWNSGASTTAIIEILDLNTSANGNDFGIDDISFGTLAPIPFSTDPTCSGDGIFCEGENVQLFANLTGGKPPVSYSWTGPGGFTSTLKDPVINGITTNGSGRYYLSVSDGYGCPPLTDSIDIIVYPLPSASITGPTSACLYSISPILTFTGTDGTAPYTFLYTINGGAQQSITTTFGSSVELSVPTNMPGTYIYTIVSISSDNGCSQTQNVSHTITINSLPTCIISGSSPVCPGTSGNQYSGQAAMSNYAWSISGNGAITGPFNAQVVSVTAGDLCDETFLLTLMTTDVNGCNAICQEEILVEDINPPALSCPASVTLPAEPGEEFANVSLSAPSAADNCSVADSLIFSWSLSAPSTGAGTGFIPSPYQFNVGTTTVSYTVTDLCGNSSYCSFTVTITPNDPPDITCPADILQNTQSGLCIASLDPGIPALNSGALPVSWQWQMSGATTGSGTGIPILPNPYTFNLGTTTIRWIASNISGSDTCYQTITVVDDQPPAFVLPGPFSFCVESINTAVYYDPTMDIQPDRPEYYTFIAGSTTFDLDISAITDNCSLGCTPEIRWHIDFADGSILPALPSLYFTGQPSTYSSDIQFPGILTGNLIHKISYQVVDCNGNASAIYEVNITITPRPNVIKQ, from the coding sequence ATGAGACTTTTTAGGTTACTCTCTCATCGCTCGGCTACTCCCATCAAATTTTGGGGTAGAATTCTTTTTGCCAGACAACACATAATTCCTGCTAGTTTAATTTTAGCTGTAACCTTTGCCAGTATTGAGGTTCAGGCACAAATAACTACCCTGTATTCTGAAAATTTCGGCACAGGAACCGCATTTCCTGCCGGCTGGTCAGCAGCTAACAGCAGCACCTGGACAATCAGTACCTCAAATTCTTCTACAACTCCCCAGTTTTCCGGAGGAAGTAATGCCGCTGCCGGTTCCAGTAGCAATTCAAGGACAATTACGTATTCAAATAACTTATCATCAGTAGGTTATAACAGTATTACTGTACTTTGGGCTGCCAGGAAATCTATAAATAAAACACTCACTTTCGAATGGTCTGCTGATGGCTCAAATTGGAATACGCTTGGAATAACAGATGTCGCGAATAATTCCACCTGGGCCTGGATCAACGGAGGAACAGGAACCAGGGTAGCCCTGCCAGCCGGTGCAGCAAATGCGGCAAACCTTAGTTTCCGCTGGACTTTTGATACTGATGGTACAGGTGGGGCTTATCGAATTGATAATTTTACAGTTGAAGGATGCCAATTGCCAAATGCACCCGGCACTATTACAGGAAGTACCTCACCGTGCTCAGGAACCAGCCAGGTTTATTCTGTAGTAAATGTAGCCGGAGTTACCTACACCTGGACTTTTCCTGCAGGATGGACAAAAACAGCTGGTGGAACTACTAACTCCGTTACTGTAACGACTTCCGGAAATTCAGGAAATATTACGGTGACGCCTTCAAACAGTTGCGGAAATGGAACTGCATCAACACTGGCAGTCACAGTTTCAGGCATTCCTTCTCAGCCTTCTGCGATCACCGGTACTATTACACCTTGCCAGGGGACAAGCCAAACTTATTCAGTTACCAATGTGGCAGGTGTTACATATTCCTGGACTCTGCCCTCCGGCTGGACCCAAACAGGGGGAGGGAGTTCCAATAGTATCACGGTAAATGCAGGTGCCTCATCCGGAAATATCACTGTTACTCCGTCTAATGCATGTGGAACAGGTCCTTCACGGCAATTGGCTGTCACACCGGTTTTATCCATACCAACCTCATTAGGTGCAATTTCAGGAAACACGTCCCCTTGTCTTGGTAACACGGAATCATATTCAGTTTCAGCTGTTTCCGGAATTAATTACACCTGGGTGGTCCCTGCAGGTTGGACAATACTCTCCGGACAAGGTACAGCAGCAATTTCTGTAACCGTGGGTGCTGCTTCAGGAAATATCACTGTAACACCCTCAAATTCATGTGGTAATGGTCCAAGCTCTGATCTTGCAATTACTGTTCAGACTATTCCGGCACAACCCGGTGCAATCACTGGAAATACTTCATGTTGTCAGGGTGCTTCACTAAGTTTTAGCGTTCCGAATGTTGCAGGGGTGACATTTACATGGCAATTCCCGGCAGACTGGACCATTACTTCCGGTCAGGGCACATCTGCTGTGACAGTCACAGTTGGTAGTATAGCAGGGAGTATTGTAGTTACCCCTTCAAACATCTGTGGACCCGGACCTTCAAGATCCATGGCAGTAAGCATTATAAACATACCTTCTCAACCTTCCGCTATCTCTGGAAATGCCATTGCCTGTAAATTATCAACCCAGGCATACAGTGTTATCAATGTGGCTGGGATTACTTACACCTGGACCGTTCCTGTGGGCTGGACCATCAATTCTGGGCAGGGAACCAATTCGATACTTGTTACCACTTCCGCAAATAGTGGGAATGTCACCGTTACTCCCTCTAATGCATGTGGGAATGGCACTTCACAATCCTTAGCTGTTACCATTCAGATTTCAGCTCCATCACTTCCATCAGTTATCACTGGAAATACGGTTCCATGCTCAGGGTCAACAGCATCTTATTCAGTTGTTAATATCCCGGGAACCACTTATTTATGGAGTGTCCCGGCTGGCTGGACCATAAGTTCAGGGCAGGGCAGCAATTCCATTACTGTCACCGTTGGGGCCACACCAGGCAATATTTCGGTAAGTCCATCCAATACCTGTGGGGGAGGGGCTTCAAGGACACTGGCAGTGAGTCCTCTTTCAGCAATTCCTCTCCAGCCTTCACCTATTAGCGGAAATGATACGGTTTGTGTCGCTTCATCGCAGGTTTATTCCGTAACAAATGTTGCCAATGTCACTTATACCTGGTCAGTACCAGCCGATTGGACACTCATTTCCGGGCAGGGTACTAATAGCATACAGGTTACGGTTGGAACGACTTCAGGAACTATTACAGTTACCCCTTCCAACTCATGCGGCAATGGCTCTCCATCATCCATTACTGTCGTAGTAGAAAGTTTGATTCCACCTCAGTCCGGACCAATAAGCGGTTCTCAAACACCTTGCGAAGGTTCAGTGCAGGTATATACCATACCAGCCATTACCGGTTCAACTTTCCATTGGACGATTCCTGCCGGATGGATTCTCCAGAGTGGTCAGGGAACCCATACCCTGACGGTTCTGGTTGGAAGTAACAGCGGAAATATTGCTGTATTTGCTTCAAATTCATGCGGGAATGGTCTTTCAGACACTTTTCCGGTAACTGTTGACCCACTGCCGGTTTCGGCAGGAGTGATTTCAGGCAGCAATAGTCTGTGCAGAGGGGAAATACAGAATTTTTCAGTAACTGCGATTTCGGGAGTTACCTATACATGGTCAGTTCCGGGAGGATGGGTAATTCTTTCAGGACAGGGAACTTCATCAATCAGTGCATCCACAGGAAATACCACTGGTAATGTAATAGTGGTTCCTTCAAATTCATGCGGCAATGGACCGGCTTCAAGCCTGATGGTGAATATTAAAGATACTCCCCAAGCCTTTACAGGGAATAATTCAACGATATGTGAAGGCGCCAGCATCCAGATTGGAGGGCCTGCCGTACCAGGGAATACTTATTCCTGGACTTCCGATCCTCCCGGTTATTCCTCTACTGAATCTGATCCCACAGTAACCCCGACAACTTCAACAACATACACCTTGATTGAAGTGAATCAGGTTACCGGTTGTTCAGACACGAACAGTGTTACTATTACTTTGAATCAAATTATCACAGTCACAGTAAATCCTTCCTCACTCGAACAAACCATCTGTTCTGGCGAGAGCACTCATATAGTGCTGGGTAGCAATATTACAGGCACATTGTTCAACTGGGAAGCAATATTGACCACCGGATCAGGAACAACCTTCAATGCAAATGGCACCGGTACTCAGATCAATGAATTGATCATGAACACTTCCGGACTTGTTTCCCAGGTTACATATAATATCACTGCAACAGCTAATGTTTGTACCAACACTTCCACATCCGTATTAATAAATGTTAATCCTGCTCCTGTTGTTCCATCTCAAACAGCCACAATATGCAGCAACTCAGCATCAGGATTGCTTTTAGATGCCAGCACCAATGCAGAACCTGTAGCTTCTTATAATATATTTTCAATTAATAGCAATGGTCTCCCTGCTGTGGCAGGTAATCCCGTAACCGGGACAGGCTTTTCTGAAACAGTGATTGCTGATGATGCCTGGTCAAATACTACACTTCTTCCGGTGGATGTGCTCTATACCTTAGAACCGGTTAGCGCATCAGGATGCAAGGGTGATGTTTTCACTGTTAAACTCACAGTTCATCCCAGGCCCATTCTGACGAATGCCACAGCTGTTGAAATATGCAGTGGTGCAACAACTAATATTCCACTTACATCAAATATACCCTCATCTTATAGTTGGACCATCGGAACAATAACAGGTGGAATTACCGGTGCTTCAGCTGGTACAGGAGACCTTATTTCCCAGGTATTGAATAATCCGGGTAATGCTTTAGATGGAACAGTAGAATATCTCGTTGTGCCAACTTCCGGGTCGGGTTCATGCCAGGGAATTCCTGTTTCAGTAATTGTCACAGTTCATCCAAAACCTTCGCTGCTGAATGCCGCATCATACAGTGTTTGCAGCGGTTCAGCTTTTTACCTTACACTGGCAGCATCAGTAACTTCAACTTATACATGGTCAATAGGCACAATCTCGGGGGGCATTTCAGGTTATTCCCCTGGTACAGGAAATGAAATCAACCAGGTACTTCTGAATTCCAGCAATAGCATTGCAGGAAGTGTTCAATATATTGTAGTTCCGACCTCCCAAACTAACTTATGCCAGGGTAATCCTCTGACTATAACAGTCACTGTTAACCCCATTCCAACAGTGAGTGCTTCATCCTCTGCTGCATCTGTTTGTCCGGGATCCCTGTTTAACCTGAATTCATCCTCATCATGGGCTGCATCACCTACCATTATGAGTGAAGACTTCAATGCGGCTACCAATACCTGGGCCCGGACAAATACTTCTACCGGTGGAACAACTGCAAATGCAACCTGGACATTAAGGCCTGATGGCTACGTGACGAATAGCCAGACTCTTCATTCCAACGATGTAAGTCAATTCTATCTTTCCGACAGCCGTTCTCAAAATGGCACAGTTACCGCGACCACGCTGGTTTCTCCACTATTGAGCACTGTTGGATATTCCGATTTATCACTTTCATTCTGGCATTATTATGACTTTAACAGTACTACTGGAGAGTCTGCCAAAGTTGAAGTTTCCACTAATAATGGGACTTCCTGGTCAACGGTAGCTACCTACACCAATGACAGGGGGTCTCCCGGAAGTTTTCAAAATGTGGTACTCTCACTAGGTGCTACCTATATCAATAGCAGTACTTTCTTAGTAAGATTCAACTATTACTGTGGTTCAAACAGGGGACGCTATTGGGCTATTGATAATGTAGTCCTCACAGGAACACCTACTAATCTGCCGGCTATCAGCTGGAGTTCCAATCCTGCCGGATTCACATCTACTGCAGAAGATCCTGTGGGAGTTACACTTACTACAACTACACAGTATCTGGTTTCTTATACAGATCCTTTAACAACCTGCAGTGGAAATGCTTCTGTTACTGTGAATGCTTATCCAGTGCCGGAACCTGAAATTGTTGCCGATTATTGCAGCGTTCCCGGCATGATTGTGCTCACGGCTTCAGGTGGTGGAACTTACCTCTGGAATACAGGAGAAACCACTCAAGCAATAAAAGTGGATATCGCCGGGATGTACAGTGTTGTTGTGACAAATGCCAATGGATGTACCGGTGCTGCATACCTTTCAGTTTCTTCCGAACTGGTTGTAAATGGTGACTTTTCTGCAGGTAATACAGGTTTCACCTCAGGTTATGCTTATGACCCCACTGCAAATGGATTGGTTGCTCCGGAAAGTGAATATGCCATTAACAGCAACGCGAATTTTAACCATAGTAACTTCTGGGGCTATGACCATACCACGGGTAGTGGAACCGGTAATGCCAATTTCCTTATTGTTAACGGAGCTAAATATGCTCCTCAGCCCTTTGTTTGGAGAGAAACAGTAACTGTCCTTCCGAATACAGATTATTACTTTTCTGCCTGGGCCATCAGCTTGAATAATGTATCTCCCTATGCTGAACTTAGATTCTCAGTAAATGGTACTCAGGTTGGAACTACTGCTTTTCTAACCGCTGGACAAAATATACTCAATAATCCCTGGCTGCTCAAGGATAGATTCTATGGTACCTGGAATTCAGGGGCTTCAACCACTGCTATAATTGAAATTCTTGACCTCAATACATCAGCAAACGGAAACGATTTTGGTATTGATGATATCTCGTTTGGAACCCTGGCCCCAATCCCATTTTCTACTGACCCTACTTGTAGTGGAGATGGTATATTCTGTGAAGGTGAAAACGTTCAACTGTTTGCAAACCTGACAGGTGGAAAGCCCCCGGTTTCCTACTCATGGACAGGTCCGGGAGGATTTACCTCCACTCTGAAAGATCCTGTAATCAATGGGATTACAACGAATGGCAGCGGAAGGTATTATCTTTCTGTATCTGATGGTTATGGCTGTCCTCCACTTACCGATTCCATTGATATTATTGTCTATCCATTACCTTCAGCATCTATCACAGGACCCACTTCTGCTTGTCTGTATTCCATTTCCCCGATCCTTACTTTCACAGGAACAGATGGGACAGCACCTTATACTTTCCTTTATACCATCAATGGTGGTGCACAGCAATCCATCACCACAACATTTGGTTCATCAGTGGAACTGTCAGTTCCCACTAATATGCCCGGGACATATATTTATACCATCGTTTCAATCAGTTCAGATAATGGCTGTTCCCAAACTCAGAATGTAAGTCATACCATCACGATCAATTCCCTGCCCACTTGTATCATCAGTGGTTCCAGCCCGGTTTGTCCCGGGACTTCCGGAAATCAATATTCAGGACAGGCAGCAATGAGCAATTATGCCTGGTCGATCTCAGGAAATGGTGCTATTACTGGTCCATTTAATGCTCAGGTAGTAAGTGTCACTGCAGGTGACCTCTGTGATGAAACATTCCTGCTGACATTAATGACAACTGATGTTAATGGCTGTAATGCAATTTGCCAGGAAGAAATTCTGGTTGAAGATATTAATCCTCCCGCATTGTCTTGCCCTGCATCTGTAACACTTCCTGCTGAACCGGGAGAAGAATTTGCCAACGTTTCTTTATCAGCTCCTTCAGCTGCCGATAATTGTTCTGTTGCAGATTCATTGATCTTTTCATGGAGCCTGTCAGCACCTTCAACGGGGGCAGGGACCGGTTTTATTCCGTCACCCTACCAGTTCAATGTTGGAACAACGACCGTAAGCTATACTGTGACCGACTTATGTGGAAATTCATCATACTGCAGCTTTACTGTAACAATTACACCTAACGACCCTCCTGATATCACCTGTCCGGCTGATATTTTGCAGAATACACAATCCGGTTTATGCATAGCTTCATTAGATCCAGGGATACCTGCTCTCAATTCCGGGGCTTTACCTGTAAGCTGGCAATGGCAAATGTCTGGGGCAACAACAGGCTCCGGTACCGGGATTCCGATTCTTCCAAACCCCTATACCTTTAACCTGGGTACAACCACGATTCGTTGGATTGCTTCCAATATCTCAGGTTCTGATACATGCTACCAAACAATAACAGTAGTTGATGATCAGCCACCTGCATTTGTATTGCCGGGACCCTTTAGTTTCTGCGTTGAGTCGATTAATACAGCAGTTTATTATGACCCAACCATGGATATTCAGCCAGATCGACCTGAGTATTACACATTTATAGCAGGAAGTACAACTTTTGACCTGGATATTTCCGCTATTACCGATAACTGCAGCCTGGGTTGTACTCCGGAAATCCGCTGGCACATCGATTTTGCTGATGGAAGTATCCTCCCTGCTTTACCCTCATTGTATTTCACCGGACAACCATCCACCTACAGCAGTGATATTCAGTTCCCGGGAATATTAACCGGTAACCTGATCCATAAAATCAGCTACCAGGTGGTGGACTGCAATGGAAATGCATCTGCAATTTATGAAGTCAATATAACCATAACTCCTCGTCCAAACGTAATTAAACAATAA
- a CDS encoding T9SS type A sorting domain-containing protein translates to MKTTFTFLIFGLLTLTMFGQSKFGNPFLIEHNQQFRQMRVPAACNSSFINTNIKTGLSNPGNYAYQNKKALAIMQQLDTYEYKEYDAVGSIWVNSSLNEFNYDGNGNNTSDLYSSWNEVNQNYELLSKKEFGYDENGNRISDTDYAWDETSGEWIQAYRYLYTYNTEGNLTIGYSYYWDETTTSWEMSGRIERFYDMYGNLTEEINSWWDMSTSQWMNSSKTENTYNVNNLIIESTFYMWDFMGNDWMNLSKTEYTYNSYDFLILQMDYEWNSVSNQWENGFKDEYTYDGNMNMVQDMEYEWNGSVWIVSGKYDFSYNNDFTYNDLILPWIFEQGISGLQHMLLDITEYSGSSFELTGKSIFNYSEVNITGIETVEADQISVYPQPASSVVSFNWESISPELRLEVYDVSHRKLIDQTVRKNTTTDVSQLWPGIYVYRLLGSKNEIYSGKLSVR, encoded by the coding sequence ATGAAAACAACCTTTACTTTCCTAATTTTCGGACTTTTGACCCTTACAATGTTTGGGCAAAGTAAGTTCGGGAACCCTTTTTTAATTGAACATAACCAACAATTCAGGCAGATGCGAGTCCCCGCCGCCTGCAATAGTTCCTTCATCAATACTAATATAAAGACAGGCCTTTCCAATCCGGGCAATTACGCGTATCAAAATAAAAAAGCCCTGGCAATAATGCAACAGTTGGATACTTATGAATACAAAGAATACGATGCTGTAGGTTCAATCTGGGTGAATAGTTCATTGAATGAATTCAATTATGATGGAAATGGCAACAATACCTCAGATTTGTACTCAAGCTGGAATGAAGTAAACCAGAATTATGAGCTTTTGAGTAAAAAGGAATTCGGATACGATGAAAATGGTAACAGAATATCTGATACAGACTATGCCTGGGATGAAACATCAGGTGAGTGGATACAAGCGTATAGATATCTGTATACATATAATACTGAGGGCAACCTGACCATTGGTTACAGCTATTATTGGGATGAAACAACAACCTCCTGGGAAATGTCCGGTCGAATCGAAAGATTTTATGACATGTATGGCAACCTTACTGAAGAAATCAACTCTTGGTGGGATATGTCTACAAGCCAATGGATGAACAGCAGCAAGACTGAAAACACCTATAATGTCAATAACCTGATCATAGAATCTACTTTTTATATGTGGGACTTTATGGGCAATGACTGGATGAATTTGTCAAAGACTGAGTACACGTACAATTCGTATGACTTTTTAATACTTCAAATGGATTATGAGTGGAATTCCGTGTCAAACCAATGGGAGAATGGCTTTAAAGATGAATATACCTACGATGGAAACATGAATATGGTACAGGACATGGAATATGAATGGAATGGATCGGTATGGATTGTATCCGGGAAATATGATTTTAGTTATAACAATGATTTCACATACAATGATCTGATACTACCCTGGATCTTTGAGCAGGGAATCTCCGGACTTCAGCATATGCTGCTTGATATCACAGAATATTCAGGAAGTTCATTCGAATTAACCGGGAAGAGCATTTTTAATTACTCTGAAGTAAATATTACCGGGATTGAAACTGTTGAAGCGGATCAAATCAGTGTCTATCCTCAACCTGCTTCCTCTGTTGTATCCTTCAACTGGGAATCTATTTCCCCTGAGCTCAGATTAGAGGTGTATGATGTGAGTCACAGAAAATTAATAGATCAAACCGTTAGAAAAAATACAACTACAGATGTTTCCCAATTGTGGCCGGGCATTTATGTATACAGACTCCTGGGAAGCAAGAATGAAATATATTCAGGCAAGCTATCGGTACGGTAA